A genome region from Lytechinus pictus isolate F3 Inbred chromosome 14, Lp3.0, whole genome shotgun sequence includes the following:
- the LOC129276451 gene encoding carbohydrate sulfotransferase 15-like, giving the protein MNNKVVAGIVLLNIGVLAYLYYYDQLQNGSNVVLSSSTHHAHGKEGQADVWNGYSYDKSPIDVPTKEVDLHKITAAIRSESVKNKNSESPTRMKVGPAELRRPKLNISSLPPALYKMRKPVFDLLPKSYLPGYKSPCWKAKPRMVLRCLPYFYLLGMPKSGTTDLWTKILRHPEVKDTSKEPHWWTRSNGKGTLGSYTSRSKGLVKSLMLHPSLKSRLIIGDGSASTLWDNHKWKTWNGERYEGPTYVTADVMHAAQPDAKLLVILRNPVDRLYSGYLYFNPKYRIKTSADLFHKEVVAVINRFNKCLKTMSYRGCVYSIKDIHDPRVFCRLLIGVYSVYVRDWFRAYPRDQLKIMRLEDWHVNCTGMLPEVFDFLNLERLSDKQIRRFCTEKLQNGNQAKLHVVGDMLPKTRKLLENFYEGSNKELSLLLGDEKYLWRS; this is encoded by the exons ATGAACAATAAAGTGGTAGCTGGAATTGTTCTCCTGAACATAGGTGTACTTgcctacttatactactacgaTCAACTACAGAATGGTTCCAATGTTGTACTATCTTCTTCAACTCACCATGCTCACGGCAAAGAAG GACAAGCAGATGTATGGAATGGTTATTCATACGACAAATCGCCGATAGATGTGCCAACAAAGGAGGTTGACCTCCACAAAATAACGGCAGCCATCCGATCGGAGAgtgtgaaaaataagaattCTGAGTCACCGACGAGGATGAAAGTCGGACCAGCCGAATTGAGGCGACCCAAGTTGAATATATCATCTTTACCCCCGGCCTTATACAAAATGCGGAAACCG GTATTTGATTTACTGccaaaatcatatttacccgGGTACAAGTCTCCGTGTTGGAAGGCGAAGCCTCGGATGGTACTCCGATGTTTGCCGTACTTCTATCTTCTTGGTATGCCTAAGAGTGGAACGACCGATTTGTGGACTAAAATCCTGCGACATCCCGAAGTAAAAGACACCTCAAAAGAGCCCCATTGGTGGACCAGATCCAATG GGAAAGGAACGCTCGGTAGTTACACATCCAGATCAAAAGGTTTGGTGAAGTCGTTAATGTTACATCCGTCTTTGAAATCACGACTTATAATCG GAGATGGATCCGCGTCGACGCTCTGGGACAATCATAAATGGAAAACCTGGAATGGGGAACGTTATGAAGGTCCAACCTACGTCACTGCTGACGTCATGCATGCAGCCCAACCCGACGCTAAACTTCTCGTCATTCTTCGCAATCCAGTGGACAG GTTGTACTCCGGTTACTTATATTTCAACCCGAAGTACCGCATAAAAACGAGTGCAGATCTTTTCCATAAGGAGGTCGTGGCTGTGATAAACAGGTTCAACAAGTGTCTGAAAACGATGAGCTATCGAGGATGTGTATACAGCATAAAGGACATTCATGACCCACGTGTATTCTGT CGGCTCCTTATAGGCGTCTACTCTGTTTACGTACGTGATTGGTTCAGAGCCTACCCACGTGATCAGCTAAAAATCATGAGATTGGAGGATTGGCACGTCAACTGCACGGGAATGCTTCCAGAAGTATTCGACTTTCTTAATCTGG AAAGGTTGTCCGATAAACAGATCAGACGATTTTGCACGGAGAAATTGCAAAATGGAAACCAGGCTAAGTTACATGTAGTCGGTGACATGCTTCCAAAAACTAGAAAACTTTTGGAGAACTTTTACGAGGGTTCGAATAAAGAACTTAGTCTGTTACTAGGGGACGAGAAATATCTATGGCGATCGTGA
- the LOC129275977 gene encoding uncharacterized protein LOC129275977 produces the protein MFPIMVVRLACHLVILIYFQHALCECLFSTPLPPANGDVTIDNYSNSAHFTCEKGYYINGNASIECIDGQWSESTPICKRDIGHIVLPVGISVGGLILLLFISYLITILTRRLRRKRREQALQKRLDRLWSTNKDQLLVISH, from the exons ATGTTTCCTATCATGGTGGTCCGATTGGCGTGTCATCTCGtcatattgatttatttccaGCATGCCCTCTGTG AATGTTTGTTCAGCACACCTCTTCCCCCGGCAAACGGTGACGTAACAATCgataattattcaaattctGCTCACTTTACCTGCGAGAAAGGTTATTACATCAATGGTAATGCATCCATAGAGTGTATAGATGGCCAGTGGTCCGAGTCGACACCTATATGCAAAAGGGATATAG GTCACATTGTACTCCCTGTAGGGATTTCAGTTGGAGGACTGATTTTGCTTCTATTCATCTCATATCTTATCACCATTCTAACCAGACGGCTTCGTCGAAAAAGAAGAGAGCAAGCACTCCa GAAGCGTTTGGACAGACTGTGGTCCACGAATAAAGATCAACTGCTCGTGATAAGCCATTGA